One segment of Anopheles stephensi strain Indian chromosome 3, UCI_ANSTEP_V1.0, whole genome shotgun sequence DNA contains the following:
- the LOC118513089 gene encoding protein phosphatase 1 regulatory subunit 12A isoform X17 produces the protein MSFRSRSRTVQPIVTRRASSLTRTIAPSSVNGVSGASSLASSYAGRSYTGPSGITGSSYGSSGSPLATNSYSASSSPYGTTVSTSSPSSRSLLSNGGTNGTYFDYSNLSRRDSYGGSSSSLAYKSPYKDKDRYGANSSTGYTTSAGSSGTSYKDRYVSPYTSYDNGITTASLSLSGLKRHHHLSSNGLSGSNTSLNNSYTPSYGSSLHAGSHHHSTGVGRSQSLRDHERRSRSRTRASQAASSAAAMSSYPSNSSLSRSYSTASIQSEGYETGSERGRSRVGSTASELDTANQPQDSTRENGGDCIDYKALYEQEKADNDKLKMSLRKKDEEVVTLKAALDRFTTATTKNNSLSELEKRERRAMERKMSEMEEELKLLQKYKTENERLRAENRALTRVVSKLTTSAQNQVHAAAANKQ, from the exons ATGTCCTTCCGTTCACGATCGCGTACGGTACAGCCGATCGTAACACGGCGAGCATCATCCTTGACCCGTACGATCGCACCCTCGTCCGTGAACGGTGTCTCTGGAGCGTCCTCGCTGGCGTCAAGTTATGCGGGACGCTCGTACACAGGACCTTCCGGTATAACGGGCAGCTCGTACGGTAGCAGTGGCAGTCCGCTGGCAACCAATAGCTACAGCGCATCTTCATCCCCGTACGGGACAACCGTATCAACCAGCAGTCCGTCCAGCCGGTCCTTACTAAGCAATGGAGGCACGAACGGTACCTACTTCGACTACTCGAACCTATCGCGCCGTGACTCGTACGGTGGCAGTAGCTCCAGCCTCGCATACAAATCACCCTACAAGGACAAGGATCGTTATGGAGCGAACAGCAGCACCGGCTACACAACATCGGCCGGATCGTCCGGAACGTCGTACAAGGATCGTTATGTCAGTCCGTACACAAGCTACGACAATGGCATCACGACGGCGAGCCTCAGCTTGTCGGGACTGAAGCGCCATCATCATCTCTCCAGCAACGGATTGTCGGGATCGAACACGAGCCTAAACAACAGCTACACACCGTCGTACGGGAGCAGTCTTCATGCGGGATCACATCATCACAGTACCGGTGTTGGGCGCAGCCAATCGTTGCGGGACCATGAGCGTCGAAGCCGAAGCCGGACCCGTGCTTCGCAGGCTGCCAGTAGTGCGGCGGCTATGTCCAGCTATCCGTCCAACAGTTCACTGTCGCGATCGTACAGTACCGCTTCGATTCAGAGTGAAGGATATGAA ACTGGCTCGGAACGTGGACGATCGCGCGTTGGTTCGACGGCATCCGAGCTGGACACGGCAAACCAGCCGCAGGACTCCACACGGGAAAACGGTGGCGACTGTATCGACTACAAAGCTCTCTATGAACAGGAAAA AGCCGATAATGATAAGCTTAAGATGTCTCTACGAAAGAAAGATGAAGAGGTGGTAACGCTTAAGGCAGCCCTGGATCGATTTACTACAGCG ACCACCAAAAACAACTCACTGTCCGAGCTGGAGAAGCGCGAACGGCGCGCCATGGAGCGGAAAATGTCCGAGATGGAAGAAGAGTTGAAG TTGTTGCAAAAGTATAAAACCGAAAACGAGCGACTGCGGGCCGAAAACCGTGCCCTAACGCGCGTCGTCTCGAAGCTGACCACCTCGGCACAGAACCAAGTACATGCGGCCGCTGCCAACAAGCAATAA
- the LOC118513089 gene encoding protein phosphatase 1 regulatory subunit 12A isoform X18 produces the protein MSFRSRSRTVQPIVTRRASSLTRTIAPSSVNGVSGASSLASSYAGRSYTGPSGITGSSYGSSGSPLATNSYSASSSPYGTTVSTSSPSSRSLLSNGGTNGTYFDYSNLSRRDSYGGSSSSLAYKSPYKDKDRYGANSSTGYTTSAGSSGTSYKDRYVSPYTSYDNGITTASLSLSGLKRHHHLSSNGLSGSNTSLNNSYTPSYGSSLHAGSHHHSTGVGRSQSLRDHERRSRSRTRASQAASSAAAMSSYPSNSSLSRSYSTASIQSEGYETGSERGRSRVGSTASELDTANQPQDSTRENGGDCIDYKALYEQEKADNDKLKMSLRKKDEEVVTLKAALDRFTTATTKNNSLSELEKRERRAMERKMSEMEEELKLLEALRTENQRLKDENGALIRVISKLSR, from the exons ATGTCCTTCCGTTCACGATCGCGTACGGTACAGCCGATCGTAACACGGCGAGCATCATCCTTGACCCGTACGATCGCACCCTCGTCCGTGAACGGTGTCTCTGGAGCGTCCTCGCTGGCGTCAAGTTATGCGGGACGCTCGTACACAGGACCTTCCGGTATAACGGGCAGCTCGTACGGTAGCAGTGGCAGTCCGCTGGCAACCAATAGCTACAGCGCATCTTCATCCCCGTACGGGACAACCGTATCAACCAGCAGTCCGTCCAGCCGGTCCTTACTAAGCAATGGAGGCACGAACGGTACCTACTTCGACTACTCGAACCTATCGCGCCGTGACTCGTACGGTGGCAGTAGCTCCAGCCTCGCATACAAATCACCCTACAAGGACAAGGATCGTTATGGAGCGAACAGCAGCACCGGCTACACAACATCGGCCGGATCGTCCGGAACGTCGTACAAGGATCGTTATGTCAGTCCGTACACAAGCTACGACAATGGCATCACGACGGCGAGCCTCAGCTTGTCGGGACTGAAGCGCCATCATCATCTCTCCAGCAACGGATTGTCGGGATCGAACACGAGCCTAAACAACAGCTACACACCGTCGTACGGGAGCAGTCTTCATGCGGGATCACATCATCACAGTACCGGTGTTGGGCGCAGCCAATCGTTGCGGGACCATGAGCGTCGAAGCCGAAGCCGGACCCGTGCTTCGCAGGCTGCCAGTAGTGCGGCGGCTATGTCCAGCTATCCGTCCAACAGTTCACTGTCGCGATCGTACAGTACCGCTTCGATTCAGAGTGAAGGATATGAA ACTGGCTCGGAACGTGGACGATCGCGCGTTGGTTCGACGGCATCCGAGCTGGACACGGCAAACCAGCCGCAGGACTCCACACGGGAAAACGGTGGCGACTGTATCGACTACAAAGCTCTCTATGAACAGGAAAA AGCCGATAATGATAAGCTTAAGATGTCTCTACGAAAGAAAGATGAAGAGGTGGTAACGCTTAAGGCAGCCCTGGATCGATTTACTACAGCG ACCACCAAAAACAACTCACTGTCCGAGCTGGAGAAGCGCGAACGGCGCGCCATGGAGCGGAAAATGTCCGAGATGGAAGAAGAGTTGAAG CTATTGGAAGCACTCAGAACGGAAAACCAACGACTTAAGGATGAAAACGGTGCCCTTATTCGTGTGATCAGCAAGCTGAGTAGATAA
- the LOC118513099 gene encoding RNA-binding protein squid-like yields the protein MADVQDAEMNGSSQDVPENGQNQMDSEDNMGGGGGGGGGGGGSSSGGSNNGSGAGGGGGGGSGGGGGDNQNARDDERKLFVGGLSWETTEKDLREHFGQYGEIESINVKTDPTTGRSRGFAFIVYKASDSIDKVVAAGEHVLNNKKVDPKRAKARPGKIFVGGLTSDISDDEIKTFFGQFGTIVEVELPFDKQKNQRKGFCFITYESVQVVNELLKTPKQTIAGKEVDVKKATPKPDGQMGGMGGGMGGMGGGRGGNMRGGMPGRGGMRGRGGPKGGFGGGWGGPGGYGYDSYSGGYGGQGYGGGGFDGGFGYGGGSFGGGGGGGGGGGYMNGGRQGGQRGGGKGGSGGFKQRGAGGGGGDRPPRHAPY from the coding sequence ATGGCCGATGTACAGGACGCGGAAATGAACGGTAGCAGCCAAGATGTGCCGGAAAACGGACAAAATCAGATGGACAGCGAGGATAATatgggtggcggtggtggtggaggcggcggcggcggtggcagcaGTAGCGGCGGCAGTAACAATGGTAgcggtgccggtggcggcggcggcggcggcagtggtggtggcggcggtgacaATCAGAATGCTCGTGACGACGAGCGGAAGCTGTTTGTCGGTGGGCTGAGCTGGGAAACGACCGAGAAGGATCTGCGGGAACACTTTGGCCAGTACGGCGAGATCGAAAGTATCAACGTGAAGACGGATCCGACCACCGGCCGCTCGCGTGGGTTTGCCTTCATCGTGTACAAAGCGTCCGACTCGATCGACAAGGTGGTGGCGGCCGGCGAGCATGTGCTCAACAACAAGAAGGTCGACCCGAAGCGGGCCAAGGCCCGGCCGGGCAAGATCTTCGTCGGCGGGCTCACGTCAGACATCAGCGACGACGAGATCAAGACGTTCTTCGGCCAGTTCGGCACCATCGTGGAGGTGGAGCTGCCGTTCGACAAGCAGAAGAACCAGCGGAAGGGTTTCTGCTTCATCACGTACGAGTCGGTGCAGGTGGtgaacgagctgctgaagaCGCCGAAGCAAACGATCGCCGGGAAGGAGGTGGACGTGAAGAAGGCCACCCCCAAGCCGGACGGCCAGATGGGCGGCATGGGCGGCGGTATGGGTGGTATGGGCGGTGGACGTGGCGGTAACATGCGCGGCGGAATGCCCGGCCGGGGCGGTATGCGCGGAAGGGGCGGCCCGAAGGGTGGCTTCGGCGGTGGCTGGGGAGGACCGGGCGGGTACGGCTACGACAGCTACAGTGGCGGCTACGGCGGCCAGGGCTACGGGGGCGGCGGCTTCGATGGCGGCTTCGGATACGGTGGTGGCagtttcggtggtggtggtggtggcggcggcggcggtggctaCATGAACGGTGGCCGTCAGGGTGGCCAGAGGGGTGGCGGCAAGGGGGGAAGCGGTGGATTCAAGCAGCGTGGGGCTGGTGGAGGCGGTGGCGATCGTCCACCACGGCACGCACCGTACTAA